Genomic DNA from Microbacterium neungamense:
CGCGCCGCAGACCGGCCGCGCCACGGACCGGCCAGGCGCTGACTGCCGGGCGCCCGGGCCTTCCCGACCGGGCCGGTAGCATCGTGGGGCGGCCGTTCGCCGTGATCCCGAAGGAGTCGGCCGTGCCGGTGCAGCAATCATCGCCCCGTGGCGTGCTCGCGTCGCTGGCGGCATCCGTCCTGTTCGGCGGCATCTTCTGCCTCGCCGCGCTGGTCCGCTCCTCCGCCGAGGTCGTGTTCGCGTGGCGGGTGCTGATCACGGTCCTCTGCTACGCCGCCGCGCTCGCGCACCCGGCGGCGCGGCGGGCGCTGACGGTGCTGTGGCGGCGGCTGCGATCGCGCTGGTGGATGCCGCTGCTGGCGCTGCTTCTGGCCACGATCGTCGGCGTGCAGCTGTGGCTGTTCATGTGGGCGCCGATGCACGGGCACGCGCTGGACGCCTCACTCGGGTACCTGCTGCTGCCGATCTGCCTGGTCCTCGGCGGACGGTTCCTGATGCGGCACCACGTCAGCCGGATGCAGTGGCTCGTCGTGGCGCTGGCGGCGGTGGCCGTGGCGGTCAAGCTCGCCGCGACCCCGGAGCTGTCCTGGGTGACGCTCGTGATCTGCGTCCCGTACACGCTCTACTTCGTGCTGCGCCGGCGCTTCGGGCTGGACGGCCCGATCGTGTTCGGCGCCGAGACGGCGGCCATGGTGCCGGTGTCGGTCCTGTTCCTCGTCACCGCGACGCCGGTGCCGCTCACGCCCCTGGAGCTCAGCGGCCTGCTCGGCATCGCCTTCGCGAGCGCCCTGGCGATGACCCTGTACCTCGGCGCCTCCTCGCTGCTGTCCATGCCGGTGTTCGGGCTGCTCAGCTACGTGGAGCCGGTGCTGCTCGTGGTCGTGGCGCTGATCCTGGGCGAGCGGATGCAGGGTGCCGACCTCGCGGTGTACGGCATCCTCGCCGTGGCGCTCGGCATCCTCGCCGTGGACGGGTTCCGGCGGGCGCGCACGGCCGGCTGATCCGGCCGGACGGCCCGGCCCGATGTCGTCCGCCCCGACTAGACTCGTGCGGTGACTGTTCCGGGGATTCTGCGCGCCTTGGAAGAGGCGAACCTGTACCGCGACGCCCTCGCCTGGGCGAAGACCGACGCGGACATCTCGCTGGTGGACGGGCTGGACGCCCCGGTCCTGGCGGGGCTGCTGCAGCGCCGAGCGGAGGCCGGGCTGCCGGCATCCGCTCTCGTGGTCGCGCCCACCGGGCGGCGCGCCGACGTGCTCGCGGCCGCGCTGGGCGCCTACCTGGCGGATGCCGAGATCCTCACCTTCCCGGCCTGGGAGACGCTTCCCCACGAGCGGCTCAGCCCGAGCCCCGACACCGTGGGCCGGCGCCTGGACGCGCTCCGGCGCGTGGCGACCTGGTCGGGGGAGCGGCCCCTCGTCGTCGTCGCCTCGGTGCGCGCCGCGCTGCAGCCGCTGGCGGCGAACCTCGGCGACGCCGCCCCCCTCGAACTGCGGGTCGGCGGCCGCGGCATCGAACTGGAGGGCGCGGCCGCGCAGCTCGTCGAGCGCGCCTACTCGCGGGTGGACATGGTGTCCCGCCGCGGCGAGTTCGCGGTGCGCGGCGGCATCCTCGACGTCTTCCCTCCCACCGCCGACCACCCGTACCGCATCGAGTTCTTCGGCGACGAGGTCGACCAGATCCGTGCGTTCTCCGTCGCCGACCAGCGCTCCCTGCCCGGCGACGTCGCCGCCGTCGAGCTGCCCGCCAGCCGCGAGCTGCTGCTCACCCCGGAGGTGCGCGAGCGCGCCGGCGCCCTCGTCGCCGGGTTCCCCGCGATCGCCGGGATGCTGGAGAAGATGGCGCAGGGCATCCCGGTCGACGGCATGGAGTCGCTGCTCCCGATGGTCGCAGGCCCCCTCGTCACGCTCGCCGAGTACCTGCCGGCCGGCTCCGCCACCGCCATCGTCGACCCGGAGCGGGCCAGCGCGCGGGCGCAGAACCTCGGCGAGACCAACCGGGAGTTCCTGGATGCGGCGTGGAGCGCCGCTACCTCCGGCGCCGCGGCGCCGATCGATCCCTCGACGCTGAGCGGCGGTGCGGCGGGGATGCTCGACGCGCGGCTGGACGCGGGCGACTTCGTCTCCCTCGCGCGTCTGCGCGAGATCGTGCACGAACGGGACGGGGTGTGGTGGCGGCTCAGCCCGTTCGCCTCCGGCGACGAGGACGCCACCAGCCTCGAGGCATCCGTCATCCCCTCCTTCCACGGCAACGTCGACGGGGCGATCGCGTTCGTCGACGACCGGCTCCGCGAAGGGTGGCGGGTGGTCGTCATCGCCTCCGGCCACGGGCTCGTGGAGCGCGCGCGCGACGTGCTCAGCGACCGCGGCATCGCGGCCCGCATCGTGGACGACCTGCGCGAGGAGCCCGAGGCGGGGGTCGCCACGCTCGTCACCGGGACGGTCGAGTCCGGCTTCCAGGTGCCGGATGCCCGGCTCGCGGTGCTCACCGACAACGAGTTCTACGGGCGCACCATCGGCGGCGACCAGCGGGTGGTCAAGAAGCTCGCCTCCCGCCGCCGCAACGTCGTCGACCCGCTGCAGCTGAAGCCCGGCGACTACGTGGTGCACACCACGCACGGCCTCGGCCGGTTCGTGGAGATGACCAAGCGCGAGGTGTCCTCCGGCGGCAGGAATGCCACCAAGACCACGCGGGAGTACCTGGTGCTGGAGTACGCGCCGTCCAAGCGCGGCTACCCGGGCGACAAGCTGTTCGTGCCCACCGACCAGCTCGACCTGTTGTCGAAGTACGTCGGCGGCGAGGCGCCGGCGCTGTCGAAGATGGGCGGCAGCGACTGGGCGGCGGCCAAGGGCCGTGCCCGCAAGGCCGTGCGCGACATCGCCGTGGAGCTGGTGAAGCTGTACTCGGCGCGGATGAACGCCAAGGGGCACGCCTTCGGCCCTGACACGCCGTGGCAGCGGGAGCTCGAGGAGGCGTTCCCGTTCGCGGAGACGCCGGACCAGCTGCAGACCATCGAGGAGATCAAGGCCGACATGGAGCGGCCCATCCCGATGGACCGGCTGCTCTCCGGCGACGTCGGCTTCGGCAAGACCGAGGTCGCCGTGCGCGCGGCGTTCAAGGCGATCCAGGACGGCAAGCAGGTCGCCATGCTCGTGCCGACCACCCTGCTGGTGAAGCAGCACCTGGAGACCTTCACGGAGCGGTTCGCCGGCTTCCCGGTGAAGGTTCGGGCGCTGTCGCGGTTCCAGACCGACAAGGAGGCGCGCCAGGTCGTGCAGGGGCTGCTCGACGGCTCGATCGACATGGTGATCGGCACGCACCGCATCCTCACCGAGCAGGTCCGGTTCAAGGACCTGGGGCTCCTCATCGTCGACGAGGAGCAGCGCTTCGGCGTCGAGCACAAGGACGCGCTGAAGAAGCTGAAGACCAACGTCGACATCCTCGCGATGAGCGCCACCCCGATTCCGCGGACCCTGGAGATGGCGGTCACCGGCATCCGCGAGATGTCCACGCTGCAGACCCCGCCGGAGGACCGGCATCCGATCCTCACCTTCGTCGGTCCCCGCAGCGACAGGCAGATCGCGGCGGCGATCCGGCGCGAGATCCTCCGCGAGGGGCAGGTCTTCTTCGTGCACAACCGGGTGCAGTCGATCCAGCGGGTTGCCGCTGAGATCGCCGAGCTCGTGCCGGAGGCGCGGATCGCGGTCGCGCACGGCAAGATGGGCGAGCACCAGCTGGAGCAGGTCGTCGACGACTTCTGGGAGCGCAAGTACGACGTGCTCGTCTCGACCACGATCATCGAGACCGGGCTGGACATCTCGAACGCCAACACGATCATCATCGACCGCGCGGACAAGTACGGGCTGTCGCAGCTGCACCAGCTGCGGGGGCGGGTCGGCCGCGGTCGGGAGCGCGCGTACGCGTACTTCCTGTACGACGACACGAAGCCGCTGTCCGAGACCGCGGCCGACCGGCTGCAGACCATCGCGGTGAACAACGACCTCGGCTCCGGCATGCAGGTGGCCCTGAAGGACCTCGAGCTGCGCGGCGCCGGCAACCTGCTCGGCGCAGAGCAGGCGGGGCACATCGCCGGCGTCGGGTTCGACCTGTACCTGCGCATGATCGGCGAGGCGGTGGCCACGTTCCGCGGCGAGGACACCGCTTCCGAGCAGGAGCTGAGGCACGAGCTGCCGGTGGAGGCGCGCATCCCCGAGCACTACATCGACAGCGAGCGGC
This window encodes:
- a CDS encoding EamA family transporter gives rise to the protein MGRPFAVIPKESAVPVQQSSPRGVLASLAASVLFGGIFCLAALVRSSAEVVFAWRVLITVLCYAAALAHPAARRALTVLWRRLRSRWWMPLLALLLATIVGVQLWLFMWAPMHGHALDASLGYLLLPICLVLGGRFLMRHHVSRMQWLVVALAAVAVAVKLAATPELSWVTLVICVPYTLYFVLRRRFGLDGPIVFGAETAAMVPVSVLFLVTATPVPLTPLELSGLLGIAFASALAMTLYLGASSLLSMPVFGLLSYVEPVLLVVVALILGERMQGADLAVYGILAVALGILAVDGFRRARTAG
- the mfd gene encoding transcription-repair coupling factor; amino-acid sequence: MTVPGILRALEEANLYRDALAWAKTDADISLVDGLDAPVLAGLLQRRAEAGLPASALVVAPTGRRADVLAAALGAYLADAEILTFPAWETLPHERLSPSPDTVGRRLDALRRVATWSGERPLVVVASVRAALQPLAANLGDAAPLELRVGGRGIELEGAAAQLVERAYSRVDMVSRRGEFAVRGGILDVFPPTADHPYRIEFFGDEVDQIRAFSVADQRSLPGDVAAVELPASRELLLTPEVRERAGALVAGFPAIAGMLEKMAQGIPVDGMESLLPMVAGPLVTLAEYLPAGSATAIVDPERASARAQNLGETNREFLDAAWSAATSGAAAPIDPSTLSGGAAGMLDARLDAGDFVSLARLREIVHERDGVWWRLSPFASGDEDATSLEASVIPSFHGNVDGAIAFVDDRLREGWRVVVIASGHGLVERARDVLSDRGIAARIVDDLREEPEAGVATLVTGTVESGFQVPDARLAVLTDNEFYGRTIGGDQRVVKKLASRRRNVVDPLQLKPGDYVVHTTHGLGRFVEMTKREVSSGGRNATKTTREYLVLEYAPSKRGYPGDKLFVPTDQLDLLSKYVGGEAPALSKMGGSDWAAAKGRARKAVRDIAVELVKLYSARMNAKGHAFGPDTPWQRELEEAFPFAETPDQLQTIEEIKADMERPIPMDRLLSGDVGFGKTEVAVRAAFKAIQDGKQVAMLVPTTLLVKQHLETFTERFAGFPVKVRALSRFQTDKEARQVVQGLLDGSIDMVIGTHRILTEQVRFKDLGLLIVDEEQRFGVEHKDALKKLKTNVDILAMSATPIPRTLEMAVTGIREMSTLQTPPEDRHPILTFVGPRSDRQIAAAIRREILREGQVFFVHNRVQSIQRVAAEIAELVPEARIAVAHGKMGEHQLEQVVDDFWERKYDVLVSTTIIETGLDISNANTIIIDRADKYGLSQLHQLRGRVGRGRERAYAYFLYDDTKPLSETAADRLQTIAVNNDLGSGMQVALKDLELRGAGNLLGAEQAGHIAGVGFDLYLRMIGEAVATFRGEDTASEQELRHELPVEARIPEHYIDSERLRLEAYQKLSSASTATAADDAIDLVVEELTDRYGALPEEASGLVAIARLRRRAARAGLTDVVAMGSNLRIAPARFEESMKVRMQRLYPKAKLVGGGEALVVPMPGPDGPDLVEWVGQLLTALFPEPVKTPA